The window CCCGGCCGGAGCGCGCGGAGCGGTGCTTCCCGGGCCTGGCAGGCCGAAGCCCCCGCCGCACGGGTCCCAGGGCCCGTCCGGTTCGGGACCAAGGGCCCGGAACCGGCGGACCTTCGTCCCCGTCGGGACCGGTTCGGAGCGGGCAACCGTGGACGGTCGCCCGGTGGGTCCGGGTGACGGGGTCGTCCGACCGGGCGGCCCCGACTTCTGCCGTCTACCAGGCGCACGGAGTGCGGGAGCACTGCCGTACGCCCCGGAGGACCCGAATTCCATGTCCCGAACCATCGACAACGCCCCGTATACCGCCTTCCACCGGAGACTGGCCCTGGCCTGTTCCGGTGGGCCCCTGCTGGACGGTTACATCCTGAGCATCGTCGGCGTGGCCCTGATCGGGATGCGTCCCGAGCTCGGCCTCTCCACCGCCGAGGTCAGCCTGATCGGCGCCGCCGCCCTGGTCGGCATGTTCGTCGGAGGCGCGCTGTTCGGCGTGCTGACCGACAAGATCGGCCGGGAGGTGATGTACACCGCCGACCTGCTGGTGATGGTCGTCTGCTCGGTGCTCTCCTTCTGGGTCGACCAGGTGTGGGCGATCGCCGTGCTGCGCTTCGTGCTCGGCCTGGCCGTGGCCGCCGACTACCCGATCGCGACCTCGCTGCTCGCCGAGTGGCTGCCGGCCCGCCACCGCGGGCGGCTGCTCGGCCAGCAGATCATCGCCTGGTACGCCGGTTCCGTCCTCGCCTACCTGACGGGCTACCTGTTCCTTCGGATCGGCGGGAACGGCAGCTGGCGCTGGATGCTGGCCAGCTCCGCGGTGCTCTGCGTGGTGTTCCTGGTGATCCGGCGCGGGTCGCCCGAGTCGCCGCGCTGGCTGGCCGCCCACGGGCGGGTAGGGGACGCGGTGCGCGTGGTCGAAAAGCACCTGGGCGTCCGGGTCGACGGGCGGGAACTGATGCCCGACCCGGCCGAGGCGGGCCGTCCCAGCGGCCTGCGGCTGCTGATGACCGAGCCCTACCGGCGCCGCACGCTCTTCTGCGGGCTGTTCTTCCTCTGCCAGGTCGGCCCGCTCTTCGCGATGCTGACCTTCGGCCCGCAGATCCTGGCCTCCTTCGGCATGCCGGGCGGCACCGTGCTCGACACCCTCGGTACGGCCCTGGTGAGCCTGGTCTTCCTGCTGGGCTGCTTCCCGGCGCTCCGGCTGATCGACACCTGGGGCCGTCGTCCGGTGATCATCTGGTCGTTCGCCCTGATGATCGTGCCGCTCGCCCTGCTGGGTGTCTGGCCGGCCGCCCCCGCGGCCGTCGCCGTCATCGCGCTGTGTGCCTACGCGTTCCTGTGCGGCGGCCCGAACGTGCTCGACTGGACCTACCCGAACGAACTCTTCCCGACCGAGATCCGGGCGACGGCGGTCGGTGTCGCGACCTCGGTGAGCCGGATCGGCGCGGCCGTGGGCACGTACCTGCTGCCGCTGTCGCTCAGCGGCCTCGGGACCGGGCCGACCATGCTGATCGCGGCCGGTACCACGGCGGTCGGCCTGCTGGTGTGCGTCCTGTGGGCCGAGGAGACGCGCGGCACCGGCCTGGGGGCGGCCTCGGCCGCCGGCCCCGCGTCGGCCGCGCCGGCCCGGCCGACCCCTGAGCCGGTCGGCTGACGGCCGGGCGTCGTAGTCCTGCCGGAGTGGGACGTCGGCCCGTCCGACGTCCCACTCCGGCGTCAGCGCGTCGTACGGGGGGTGCCGGGGACGGACTCCAGCCGGTAGGCGTCGCCGTGGGCGACCACCCGGCCGGCGGTGGGCGGGGGGAAGTGGGTGCCGAGGACCAGCGTGCCGGTGCCGGCGAGCGACTCCAGCAGGGACCGCCGGGTCGCCCGCGACCGGGCGGGGTCGATGTCGACGCAGCTGCCGATGGCCGGGTGGGCGAACTGGACCGGGTGGTGGACGCAGTCCCCGGTGACGAGGGCCGCGCCGCCCTCGCCGGACAGCTCGACGGCCAGGTGGCCCGGGGTGTGGCCGGGCGTGGGGAGCAGCCGCAGGCCGGGGGCGACCTCGGCGCCGCCCGCCGGGACGTCGACCAGGTCGAGCAGCCCGGCCTCCGCCACCGGGTCCACCGAGTCGCGGAACATCCGGCGGCGCGGCTCGTCCATCTCCCGGCCGGCCCAGAACTCGCGCTCGGTGCGCGAGGTGAGGTAGCGGGCGTTGGGGAAGGTGGGGACCCACGCCCCGTTCCCGTCGGCGCGGGTGTTCCAGCCGACGTGGTCGGTGTGCAGGTGGGTGAGGATCACGAGGTCGACGTCGGCGGGCGGGTACCCGGCGGCGGTCAGCCGGTCGAGGTAGTCGGTGTCGAGGTCGTGCCAGGCCGGGTTGGCGCGGTCCTTGCCGTTGCCGATCCCGGTGTCCACCAGGACCTTCAGACCGCCGACGGTGAACGCGAAGGTGTGGCTGTCGATCAGCAGCCGGCCGGCCGGGTCGGCGAAGTCGGGGCGCAGCCAGTCCTGCCCGCGCACGACCTCGGGCGTGGCGTCCGGCAGGAGCCACTGCCCGGTGTCGGGCGGCAGGGGGATCTCGTCGATCCGGTGCACGGTGAGGTCGCCGACGGTCCAGGCCGGGATGGTGCCGATGGCGGGTGAAGCACCGCGCGGGTCGTCGGACGTCGTGTGCATGGACCGGGGTTCCCTTCGTACGGGTGGCGTCGTCGCGGCGGCGG of the Kitasatospora sp. NBC_01246 genome contains:
- a CDS encoding MBL fold metallo-hydrolase, with protein sequence MHTTSDDPRGASPAIGTIPAWTVGDLTVHRIDEIPLPPDTGQWLLPDATPEVVRGQDWLRPDFADPAGRLLIDSHTFAFTVGGLKVLVDTGIGNGKDRANPAWHDLDTDYLDRLTAAGYPPADVDLVILTHLHTDHVGWNTRADGNGAWVPTFPNARYLTSRTEREFWAGREMDEPRRRMFRDSVDPVAEAGLLDLVDVPAGGAEVAPGLRLLPTPGHTPGHLAVELSGEGGAALVTGDCVHHPVQFAHPAIGSCVDIDPARSRATRRSLLESLAGTGTLVLGTHFPPPTAGRVVAHGDAYRLESVPGTPRTTR
- a CDS encoding MFS transporter, translating into MSRTIDNAPYTAFHRRLALACSGGPLLDGYILSIVGVALIGMRPELGLSTAEVSLIGAAALVGMFVGGALFGVLTDKIGREVMYTADLLVMVVCSVLSFWVDQVWAIAVLRFVLGLAVAADYPIATSLLAEWLPARHRGRLLGQQIIAWYAGSVLAYLTGYLFLRIGGNGSWRWMLASSAVLCVVFLVIRRGSPESPRWLAAHGRVGDAVRVVEKHLGVRVDGRELMPDPAEAGRPSGLRLLMTEPYRRRTLFCGLFFLCQVGPLFAMLTFGPQILASFGMPGGTVLDTLGTALVSLVFLLGCFPALRLIDTWGRRPVIIWSFALMIVPLALLGVWPAAPAAVAVIALCAYAFLCGGPNVLDWTYPNELFPTEIRATAVGVATSVSRIGAAVGTYLLPLSLSGLGTGPTMLIAAGTTAVGLLVCVLWAEETRGTGLGAASAAGPASAAPARPTPEPVG